tcagatgagCAAATGGATGAGAACCTGCTCTACATATACAATTCATCTATTGTTTCATACTAAAGAGCCCAGAATCAATGCACGAAGtccacacacagagctgttccAAGAGGGCTTTATTAGCAGAAGCAAAGTTGTACACAAGTAGCTTCCCCACACTGAGTGTTGTAAAGcgcagaaagacagagaaaaggcACTTATGTTGACTTCAACTGTTAGATTACAAGTACAAAACGTTAATTCTGGTGCTTGTCGTTCTCCAATGTTTCACTATAGAAACTGGCAGATAAAACAAGTcctcactgtgccccccccacactgTTTTAGCAGTTTAGTTATTTGCGCTCAGAAAGTTAAAGCAGACAGTTATTGGAGACCTCATGGCCGACTGAGCTGGAACCCTGCGGAAGCAAACTGAACGTGCAGCCTTTGCTCTTCCTCCATCAgcctgacacaaacacacggcATGCGTTCGTTCATCTAAACTTGGCACCACAATATGCTACCCTGATATCACCTATTTGCATCTAAAAGTGTATGAAAGGTGACCAACAAGCCCACAAGTGTGTTTTGATGTTTCATATGACTATGGCGAATGTGAGGGCTGCAGAAGAAGCTCCGCCCACCACCACCATGTCACTCCTTCTTGTTGCCCCACTTGGCCATCTTGTTGTTCACCGGTGTCTTCATGAACCTCTCGGACTTCATGTAGGCAGCGATCTTCTCCAGACCCTGGCGCAGCAGGAAACCCACAATCAGGCACACATCCAGGGTCATCAGCCTCCCCTCATGAGTTCAGATCACATTCTTTGTGTTCATGACCCAACAAAGCAGCGGATAGAGTTCATGTGAACTCAAAACCCCTTTTTTGTTCGCTTAAATAAATCATACCAAATTAAAGGGAGTAGACCCGTGACCCAAAACCCTCACCAGGTTTCATTAAGTGCCGCAAATAAACACAGTACAATCTGGGATACTGTTAGCAAGTATTTATGTGCCTCGTGCAATAAAAGGGGACAAAGCTCACACAGAAGAATCTGTTTCTATGCTAACATGGTCTAGCATTAACATTATAAATACTCTCCAAAGAAGAAATTAACTGAAACTTGTGGACAAGAGCGATGGTGTTCTGAAACAGACTGGTCACAAGGGTGGGGAAtggaagaggagcaggagcagtCCTCACCTCGAACCTGTCCAGGAAGTCAGTCAGGTTCTTGAACTTATCCAGACATGTCGGTTCGAACATGCGATGCTGGTCAAGAAGCTCATATATGATGAAATCTACAAAGGtgatctacaaaaaaaaaaaaaaagtttgaaaaaaacaaacagttaagGAAACAAAGACTGCAGGTTGAAGTTCTAGGACTTATCAGCTTAGGTGATAAAGGGTTCAAGGACATGAACATTTCCCACAAGACTGTTTCCAAGAGACAAGTTTCTGCCTACAGATTCTCCAAATACCCATTTTAACACGTCAGAATCGGGGCCATGAGCATAACATAATTGTTCTGGTGAGTCTCAGCcttgtcaggagatcaggaccCAAATGGGTCCCTGGGAAAGCAGTCATGTGGCACATCAAAGGGCATCATCCCTTTCACTTGCATAGAAGTGGGTCAAAAAGACCAGCctggggggagagggggtgaTCACCACAGAAGCAGACAGTGTCattccccccaccccttccaccAAAGGCAACCCAAATAGCATGAGTCTCTTTCAAATGTAAAGAGACAAACAGCAGAGGATTGAGAGGCTTCAGCAAGTCATGGAGCCTCAACAGGTCTCCACTGCACTGCAGCAGAGGGACACAAGGAGATGTGGAGAGGGCCCTGACCACAAGGGACCAGCCTTTTGTCTTAAGGAGGTCAAGAGAAACAGTGAGGCCAACCAGACCCGGGGCTTACAAAGAACACAAGCAGTGAAAACTGCACCAGTCACACTTCGACACCGACCTTGTCACCGGCAAACCATTTCTTGTCTCCAAGGAAGTCGGAGAACTGCTTCAGGAGGCCAGGCAGCTTCTGCAGGTAATCTGGCTTTATTCTGTCCTGGGAAACAGGAAAGCACACATTACATATGTGCTGGATGGAAgagcattttcatttccttatACATGTTAATTATCTGCCGCCCAAACTAACGGCTCACGCTCACAAAGTCCGTGTAGCACATCATGACAAATCCATTGCGGAAGTCCATCGCCTGGTTCTCCAGGATGTCCACCCGGACGATCTCGTCCTCGCTTTCCCCGCCTGGAGGCAAGAAAGAAGGCTCAACACAGACCATTACTGAGTTCAGCTTTGGCTGAACACGTCACATGGGTACGATCACTTACGGTTTACTCGCActacacacagagacagcagaCACACTCACAAAGATTGTGTTTGCGTCCAATGTATCTCATGATGGCATTGCTCTGGACAATCTTCCTGTCGCCATCCACCAGGTaggggagctggagccaaaaatgcagaaaaagctGCGTGTCAGAGAAACCCATACACTATTCCTGGGTTGTCTATTACTGGGCTTACTTACATTGGCGAAGTCAATCCCAAGCTTCTCCTTTTCGTCAAACCAGCAGCTTTTGTCATAGTTGGGAGCTGCAGGAAAAGACAGTGCAGACGTTAGTTGGTGGTGACTTCTCACATTGTGGTCATGACCCCTGTCAAAACCACACTCCTTCAAAAACAGATTTTCTCCAGCAGGGAACACGTCATCTCTCCAACTCCACATTTTAGGCCAAAGTGTACAGCTTTCACGCTCAAACATGCCGACTACATCAGTAGAGACAGAAAATCAGATCGCcgtaacaaattaaaataagatTAAAGATACATAGAGAGCGAGACAAATGTTACTACAGTCTTTATAACACAGCAAGAGGAGGAAAGAATGTAGGTAGGTATAAAAAGAAactaatgttcacttttctAAATCGcttcattattttaatcatgatcgtttccttttctttgatgcatcacattttcactttcgtGCCATAGTTACaaggttaaaaacaaacaaaaaaaaaattaaagccaaacagtcacacacgagacacttaacagcaacgtggtccatgTCATAATGAGTGGGCAGAAAACTGAGGTGTGTGCAGACCCAATGGCAGGATCTttgtcggtacacaagggagcaggtgagagACTCGTGGTCAGGGGTAGGCGTGggtcgatcgatcgatcgatccaCAAAACGTAGGTCTTGGAAAGAATCCGATGTCGCAGTTgaggaggcgatgcaagtgtcGGGAGCCGTGGACGTCAGGAATAGGGAACGAGGGACTGGGAAGGATGAGCAGGTGGTCgtgggttcactcgagagcgCTGGAGAAACGGGTTTCTcagatgagattccacaaccagggtgtgcaggtgcggcGCCTTTATACCCCGCTGTTCTGATTCCGGGCAGATGTGGACATTCGGGGCAGGGTTGTGGGTGCGACAGtacgactgaaaagaaggaagtctttgtcctaccttgggctcatgcGCCCATGAGCCGACGAATCGCTGTAGATACCCAATAGTGATTCGTAACCATGGGTCTAGACCATGCAAACACTGACAGTATAAGAGATCCCATTTTACCAGTGTACACTGTccaatggaataaataaatgactattGAGAGAAATGCTGTTCTCCATTTCCTCAGTTGCACATTCAATGTTCTTGCCTTACTGATATTCTTCATAACAGGACCGTGACTGACCTTCTTAGCAGATACTGAGTTCTACTTGGCACTTATTACTGAAGCACACAGATACCCATAAGATCTGCCAAATAACCAAAATGTCAGTATTGCAGGGAAGGGTGGAAAAAGAGGTTTGGCCAACAAACCATTACTAACAGCTGTTCCAAAGCTCCCGTGAGTGAGGAAACTCCCATTGTCGCAAAGTTCAGAAAGACAGAGGTGGGGAATATTTGATGATGACAACCCCGATGAGGAACCACCACTTGATTCTCTTTTGTCTCCTAGATATTGCGCTACTTAGGACGACAGCATACAAAACCATTTTCGTAACTTTTAGCCTTTTACCTTCACCACAGGAGTAGAACTTCTCCTCGTACGAAGTTCCCGTGTACTCCAGGAGCAGGCGAATGGGCTGGGCGAGCTGTGGGAGCAACAAGGGATCTGTTTTACACAGGAAACGGACAAAAAATGTCAATCCAAACTTCAGCGCACCAAAGGACACAAAGCGCTGTCCAGTGCTCTCTCTtgcaaaagagagaaaagctCCATTACACCTCAAggtttgtcatttttaccagCTGACGCAAAGCTGGAAGGTACATTTCAGCGCAAAACGGACCCACAGGGGGCAGGATCCTCAATGAAACGTACACGAATTTAAACATGCGACAAAGCTGTAGAAAGAACGTGATGTTCGCAGTGTTGAGTgctgggggatggggtgggtTTCTGCACTTGCTCTTATATAGCGGGGGGACTTTGAGAGCACAAGGGAATGAAACATGATGAACACAACTGTATCAGCCATGATACTCAATGAGACCAACAAAGGACTAAGAACACGAAGAAAGGAAGAGTAATGAGACGTTGAGACGTCCGAGGTCCAACTCAAGCCGGCTTGACCTCAGTCATGGACCTTTCAAGAGTTTGGCTTCAGAAGACAGGATTGTCCTCTCGAAGCTGGTATATGATCTATGTGTGTGGAGAAGCTCAGTCAGAGTAAGACTGAGGTGCATCATCCAGAAACTAACGAACACTGCCACGCAGAGCTGACAAAGACTGTTGTGGTCCAAGTACTGGACCAAACTGAACCAATTCAGACGAGATTCTCGTCACTTCAGAGACGTTCGCTCCACTTCTACCAGAACCAACTGCTCACACACGACACTTCGCTCGAGCTGCCGTTGGACGGACCTGCTGGTGCGTCACGAGGCGGAGTGAGTGGAGGGGAGACATTGATTTCTAGAGCTTTCTTTCTCAGAACGCGGAGCGGAGGGAGAAGGGGGGGCTCTCGCCGACTTCACGCTCACACACAACCGAACCGAACGGAACTGAACCGAACCGGACCCGTCACTTAAACTTCTTCATTTCTCAATAAATGCAGCTAGAAGCGCGCAACTCAACTGCTGCGCCGCACGAGACACCACCAGTGACTAACGCTCGCTCGCGGACAGCAGCTGCACGTCTCGTGCAACGCGGACCACGCAAAGTCTGAGTACGAGCCGCAAAGAGAAGCCGCGACCGACACGACGCGCGAATCTAAAGCCTTACCCCACGGATATCCCAGTAGGCCAACTTCATCGCCATGGTGTCTTCGCTCACACTTTCTGTAGAACAGCACACGGACCCTCTCAGCACGGCTCGGGCGCACACTTTGTCTCAGGCGGTGCGAGCGACTTGCGAAGAGCCACGTGACTCCGCCTCTCTATTAAGCCAAGTGAGGGGCGTGGCGGGAGGGCGGGTTCGACGGAAGATTTTCAACCAATCGCGAGCAAGGACCGCCGCGGACGAATCCCATTGGACAAGAGAAAACATCGCAGCTGCCGGTGCACGAAGTGATGGGATTTACTGTCACAATTTTGTAACATTATCTGCGCACAGTTATTCTTTTATAACTGCTATTAAGGAAAAGGGCCAACCTTTACACCGCCTTTCCCTTCTGCTTGAGGTTCTGTtgtattactgtttattttctgtgactttttttccGCAGCGACTTACAGAGTAAATGGGAGAGTTTTGTACACTGACACGTGACGCTggtttacacatttattacagcaccatcatttttactgtgccagctcaggttaagtacttcgatcaaggctactacagcaggggcAAGCTGTGGGACGTTGGGCTGGAAGGCGATgcctctaaccgctacgccccctacTGCCCGTTCAAATCTGTAGGTGTCCTGCACTCTTGCGCACAGACTGTTATTGGGCCGTTCTCCAGTCTCCAGTTCCTTAGGCGATGGAAGGGGTCAAAATCTGGTGAAAAGGATTCGGTTTAGTGACGTTCATTTGGTGGCTGGACGTCAGACCACAGAAGGCATTTGAGCTCATATTTAAACCCGAATCCATTTAAGAGGGCGTACGACACCATTTCTGTCTTCAGATATTGCGGCGCTGAAGGTGAGCTGAGCCGGCCACCCAAAACTCCCATCAAGACGGTCACTGGTACAAGTGCCATGTAAACTTAACGTATGAACATGGACACCTTCAAGGCAGGTTCATTGGTCCAAGCGCAAAATTTATGGTATGTTATGACTGATCCTTTAACAACATTTCTGATATTTTACTGCTCTCGCTTATTCTCATTCACGCTTTCGTCTGCGTGTGTGGTGTCCgactccgccccctccccatAATACACGTTGGGCCGTCAGATTTCGCCTGATGTGAAGTGAAGCCAAAACGCATTCTGAGAAATGAAAACCATCTGACACAAATGGTAAAAGAAGCACtgaacttttcatttaaaagggTGGTGAGGAgtgtttttccatccatccatccatccatccatccattaaataattaaatatccGTCATGTTGTATTATATGGGATGCttttattaaattgattttactGCACATATGTTAGAGTATGAATGACAGATTGTTTGGATTTATTTATCGAATAAAGATTTTAACAAAGTGGAAGTTGTGTTGGACAGTTTGTGTCACCACACACTTTTGGTGTCTTCGTAGTCCGTCGTGATccgttttaaagaaaaaaggccATTGGAGGAACGGCACCTTCCGGAAGAGAAGCTCGATTATCAAGCTGTGTGGCGGGCGCTCTTTGTACATTGAAGTATTAATTCAAGAACCGCCTGAATTATCACCACTAACCCATTAATAACTGATCACTGAGACAGACAGTCTGGGGTCACATAAGGTCAgaaaaactgctccagttccTCACACACTGGGGTTAATTTGTCCCCTAAGATCACACCGTAAGGGTGGGGGCTTCAGTTACCATGGTTTcttattaaagaaaacaacaatttGTTCCAGCATGCGGTATGTCGTCTGCAATAAATCAAGATACCAAAATA
Above is a genomic segment from Scleropages formosus chromosome 2, fSclFor1.1, whole genome shotgun sequence containing:
- the LOC108923232 gene encoding glutathione S-transferase Mu 3-like, with the protein product MAMKLAYWDIRGLAQPIRLLLEYTGTSYEEKFYSCGEAPNYDKSCWFDEKEKLGIDFANLPYLVDGDRKIVQSNAIMRYIGRKHNLCGESEDEIVRVDILENQAMDFRNGFVMMCYTDFDRIKPDYLQKLPGLLKQFSDFLGDKKWFAGDKITFVDFIIYELLDQHRMFEPTCLDKFKNLTDFLDRFEGLEKIAAYMKSERFMKTPVNNKMAKWGNKKE